A region from the Arachis ipaensis cultivar K30076 chromosome B01, Araip1.1, whole genome shotgun sequence genome encodes:
- the LOC107641629 gene encoding HD domain-containing protein 2 isoform X3 — translation MAAASPSSPPSNAAATIPPLPPSSAVHDGPPSASSAIDFLSICHRLKTTKRTGWVRRNVENPESIADHMHRMGLMALIASDVPGVDRNKCVKMAIVHDIAEAIVGDICPEDGISKEEKSRREQDALDHMCNVLGGGSRAKEVADLWMEYEANSSPEAKFVKDLDKVEMILQALEYENGKFQTETGKAWASEIVSRRRKNN, via the exons ATGGCCGCTGCATCTCCATCCTCCCCTCCGTCAAACGCCGCCGCCACTATTCCTCCTCTACCTCCTTCTTCGGCGGTTCACGACGGACCTCCTTCCGCTTCTTCTGCAATCGATTTCCTCTCCATATGTCACCGCCTCAAG ACAACAAAAAGGACGGGATGGGTTCGAAGAAATGTTGAGAATCCAGAATCTATTGCTGATCATATGCATCGAATGGGTTTGATGGCTCTCATTGCATCAGATGTCCCCGGTGTAGACAGAAACAA GTGCGTGAAAATGGCTATTGTTCATGACATTGCAGAAG CTATTGTTGGGGATATATGCCCTGAGGATGGAATTTCAAAGGAAGAAAAGAGTCGGCGGGAACAAGATGCACTGGACCATATGTGTAATGTTCTTGGAGGAGGATCTAGAG CAAAGGAAGTAGCTGATTTGTGGATGGAGTATGAAGCAAATTCTTCTCCAGAAGCAAAATTTGTCAAGGACCTTGACAAG GTGGAGATGATACTTCAAGCTTTGGAATATGAAAATG GGAAGTTCCAAACTGAAACAGGCAAAGCTTGGGCGTCCGAGATCGTgtcaagaagaaggaagaataaCTAA
- the LOC107641629 gene encoding HD domain-containing protein 2 isoform X4: MAAASPSSPPSNAAATIPPLPPSSAVHDGPPSASSAIDFLSICHRLKTTKRTGWVRRNVENPESIADHMHRMGLMALIASDVPGVDRNKCVKMAIVHDIAEAIVGDICPEDGISKEEKSRREQDALDHMCNVLGGGSRGIHTQLLGQCLLVVVIMVFDSLQSVEMILQALEYENGKFQTETGKAWASEIVSRRRKNN, encoded by the exons ATGGCCGCTGCATCTCCATCCTCCCCTCCGTCAAACGCCGCCGCCACTATTCCTCCTCTACCTCCTTCTTCGGCGGTTCACGACGGACCTCCTTCCGCTTCTTCTGCAATCGATTTCCTCTCCATATGTCACCGCCTCAAG ACAACAAAAAGGACGGGATGGGTTCGAAGAAATGTTGAGAATCCAGAATCTATTGCTGATCATATGCATCGAATGGGTTTGATGGCTCTCATTGCATCAGATGTCCCCGGTGTAGACAGAAACAA GTGCGTGAAAATGGCTATTGTTCATGACATTGCAGAAG CTATTGTTGGGGATATATGCCCTGAGGATGGAATTTCAAAGGAAGAAAAGAGTCGGCGGGAACAAGATGCACTGGACCATATGTGTAATGTTCTTGGAGGAGGATCTAGAG GGATTCACACCCAGCTATTGGGTCAATGCTTGCTTGTGGTTGTTATTATGGTCTTTGATTCACTACAATCG GTGGAGATGATACTTCAAGCTTTGGAATATGAAAATG GGAAGTTCCAAACTGAAACAGGCAAAGCTTGGGCGTCCGAGATCGTgtcaagaagaaggaagaataaCTAA
- the LOC107641629 gene encoding HD domain-containing protein 2 isoform X1, whose protein sequence is MAAASPSSPPSNAAATIPPLPPSSAVHDGPPSASSAIDFLSICHRLKTTKRTGWVRRNVENPESIADHMHRMGLMALIASDVPGVDRNKCVKMAIVHDIAEAIVGDICPEDGISKEEKSRREQDALDHMCNVLGGGSRAKEVADLWMEYEANSSPEAKFVKDLDKVEMILQALEYENEQGKDLDEFFQSTAGKFQTETGKAWASEIVSRRRKNN, encoded by the exons ATGGCCGCTGCATCTCCATCCTCCCCTCCGTCAAACGCCGCCGCCACTATTCCTCCTCTACCTCCTTCTTCGGCGGTTCACGACGGACCTCCTTCCGCTTCTTCTGCAATCGATTTCCTCTCCATATGTCACCGCCTCAAG ACAACAAAAAGGACGGGATGGGTTCGAAGAAATGTTGAGAATCCAGAATCTATTGCTGATCATATGCATCGAATGGGTTTGATGGCTCTCATTGCATCAGATGTCCCCGGTGTAGACAGAAACAA GTGCGTGAAAATGGCTATTGTTCATGACATTGCAGAAG CTATTGTTGGGGATATATGCCCTGAGGATGGAATTTCAAAGGAAGAAAAGAGTCGGCGGGAACAAGATGCACTGGACCATATGTGTAATGTTCTTGGAGGAGGATCTAGAG CAAAGGAAGTAGCTGATTTGTGGATGGAGTATGAAGCAAATTCTTCTCCAGAAGCAAAATTTGTCAAGGACCTTGACAAG GTGGAGATGATACTTCAAGCTTTGGAATATGAAAATG AGCAGGGGAAGGATTTGGATGAATTTTTCCAGTCAACTGCTG GGAAGTTCCAAACTGAAACAGGCAAAGCTTGGGCGTCCGAGATCGTgtcaagaagaaggaagaataaCTAA
- the LOC107641629 gene encoding HD domain-containing protein 2 isoform X2, producing the protein MAAASPSSPPSNAAATIPPLPPSSAVHDGPPSASSAIDFLSICHRLKTTKRTGWVRRNVENPESIADHMHRMGLMALIASDVPGVDRNKCVKMAIVHDIAEAIVGDICPEDGISKEEKSRREQDALDHMCNVLGGGSRGIHTQLLGQCLLVVVIMVFDSLQSVEMILQALEYENEQGKDLDEFFQSTAGKFQTETGKAWASEIVSRRRKNN; encoded by the exons ATGGCCGCTGCATCTCCATCCTCCCCTCCGTCAAACGCCGCCGCCACTATTCCTCCTCTACCTCCTTCTTCGGCGGTTCACGACGGACCTCCTTCCGCTTCTTCTGCAATCGATTTCCTCTCCATATGTCACCGCCTCAAG ACAACAAAAAGGACGGGATGGGTTCGAAGAAATGTTGAGAATCCAGAATCTATTGCTGATCATATGCATCGAATGGGTTTGATGGCTCTCATTGCATCAGATGTCCCCGGTGTAGACAGAAACAA GTGCGTGAAAATGGCTATTGTTCATGACATTGCAGAAG CTATTGTTGGGGATATATGCCCTGAGGATGGAATTTCAAAGGAAGAAAAGAGTCGGCGGGAACAAGATGCACTGGACCATATGTGTAATGTTCTTGGAGGAGGATCTAGAG GGATTCACACCCAGCTATTGGGTCAATGCTTGCTTGTGGTTGTTATTATGGTCTTTGATTCACTACAATCG GTGGAGATGATACTTCAAGCTTTGGAATATGAAAATG AGCAGGGGAAGGATTTGGATGAATTTTTCCAGTCAACTGCTG GGAAGTTCCAAACTGAAACAGGCAAAGCTTGGGCGTCCGAGATCGTgtcaagaagaaggaagaataaCTAA
- the LOC107641640 gene encoding UDP-glucuronate 4-epimerase 1, whose product MPSLEEELFPSTPGKFKGDRAHNMNRQVYRCFASTSTMFLWALFLIALTASYLSFQGFVDSGSRYLSASWGGINWEKQLRSSAQIQRHGGFSVLVTGAAGFVGSHVSIALKRRGDGVVGLDNFNDYYDPSLKRARKSLLETHGVFIVEGDVNDAKLLAKLFDVVAFSHVMHLAAQAGVRYAMVNPHSYVHSNIAGLVTLLEACKNADPQPAIVWASSSSVYGLNDKVPFSEADRTDQPASLYAATKKAGEEITHSYNHIYGLSITGLRFFTVYGPWGRPDMAYFSFTRNILQGKSITVYRGKNRVDLARDFTYIDDIVKGCLGSLDTAGKSTGSGGKKRGPAPYRIFNLGNTSPVTVPTLVSILERHLKVKAKRNIVDMPGNGDVPFTHANISSARREFGYKPTTDLQTGLKKFVKWYLSYYGYNHGKPVNY is encoded by the coding sequence atgcCGTCATTGGAGGAGGAGCTGTTCCCGTCGACCCCAGGGAAGTTCAAGGGGGATAGAGCGCACAACATGAACCGCCAGGTCTACCGTTGCTTCGCCTCCACAAGCACCATGTTCCTCTGGGCTTTGTTCCTCATCGCCCTCACCGCATCCTACCTCAGCTTCCAGGGCTTCGTCGACTCCGGCAGCCGCTACCTCTCCGCCTCCTGGGGCGGCATCAACTGGGAGAAGCAGCTCCGCTCCTCCGCCCAGATCCAACGCCACGGCGGCTTCTCCGTCCTCGTCACCGGCGCCGCCGGCTTCGTAGGCTCTCACGTCTCCATAGCCCTCAAGCGCCGCGGCGACGGCGTCGTTGGCCTAGACAACTTCAACGACTATTACGACCCTTCCTTGAAACGCGCACGCAAGTCCCTCCTCGAAACACATGGCGTCTTCATCGTCGAAGGTGACGTCAACGACGCCAAGCTCCTCGCCAAGCTCTTCGATGTCGTCGCTTTCAGCCACGTCATGCACCTCGCCGCCCAAGCCGGCGTCAGGTACGCGATGGTGAACCCTCATTCCTACGTCCACAGCAACATCGCCGGCCTCGTCACGCTCCTCGAGGCTTGCAAGAACGCTGACCCTCAGCCCGCCATCGTTTGGGCCTCGTCAAGCTCCGTCTACGGGCTCAACGACAAGGTCCCATTCTCCGAAGCTGATCGGACCGACCAGCCCGCCAGCCTCTACGCCGCGACAAAGAAAGCCGGCGAGGAGATCACGCACAGTTACAATCACATCTACGGGCTTTCCATCACGGGCTTGAGGTTTTTCACTGTCTATGGGCCCTGGGGGAGGCCCGACATGGCTTACTTCTCTTTCACCAGGAATATTCTCCAGGGGAAGTCAATTACGGTTTATCGGGGCAAAAATCGGGTCGATTTGGCCCGTGATTTTACCTACATTGATGATATAGTGAAGGGATGTCTCGGGTCACTGGATACCGCGGGCAAGAGTACCGGGTCGGGTGGGAAGAAGCGAGGGCCCGCTCCTTATCGGATCTTTAATTTGGGTAACACTTCGCCCGTGACCGTTCCAACTTTGGTGAGTATATTGGAGCGTCACTTGAAGGTTAAGGCCAAGAGGAATATTGTGGATATGCCTGGAAACGGCGACGTTCCGTTCACTCACGCCAATATTAGTTCGGCCCGGAGGGAATTCGGGTACAAACCCACCACCGATTTGCAAACCGGGTTGAAGAAGTTCGTTAAGTGGTACCTCTCTTACTACGGCTACAATCACGGCAAGCctgtaaattattaa
- the LOC107641619 gene encoding protein FLX-like 4 — MMGHGTFPGLSSAAGRSLESLPSPQLLENKIAAQEVEIERLIGDNRKLANTHVALREALVVATQDVQKVKSHIRSIQTESDIQIRVLLDKIAKMEVDIRAGDSIKKELQQALIDAQSLATSRQELSARIQRATEELKKACSDVQSTPDLQAELDSLVLEHQRLRATFEYEKNKNIELVEEMKAKENNLISMAKEVEMLRAEILNVEKRVKAPNQFGAATPVDSTVPFLDAYGRGHGQTVFAQVGENVVPYGDSNGIAAGSSAGCGGSGAVWTGSYDPSVARR; from the exons ATGATGGGGCACGGTACATTTCCTGGTTTGAGTTCTGCTGCCGGTCGTTCTTTGGAGTCCCTGCCTTCTCCTCAATTGTTGGAGAATAAAATTGCTGCTCAGGAAGTAGAAATAGAGCGACTCATTGGGGATAACCGGAAATTGGCAAATACTCATGTGGCCTTAAGGGAGGCACTTGTGGTTGCTACTCAGGATGTGCAAAAGGTGAAGTCACACATTAGAAGCATTCAGACGGAAAGTGACATACAGATCAGAGTTTTACTGGATAAGATTGCTAAAATGGAGGTAGATATTAGAGCTGGTGACAGCATAAAGAAGGAACTGCAGCAGGCCCTTATTGATGCACAGAGCTTGGCAACTTCCAGGCAGGAATTGAGTGCCCGAATTCAACGAGCCACTGAGGAACTGAAGAAGGCTTGTAGCGATGTTCAGAGTACTCCAGATTTGCAGGCTGAACTGGACAGTTTAGTGCTAGAGCACCAAAGATTACG TGCCACATTCGAGTATGAAAAGAACAAAAACATAGAGCTAGTGGAGGAAATGAAAGCCAAGGAGAACAATCTAATATCAATGGCCAAAGAAGTTGAAATGTTACGAGCTGAGATTTTGAACGTTGAGAAAAGAGTAAAAG CTCCAAACCAGTTTGGAGCTGCTACGCCTGTAGACAGTACTGTACCCTTTCTTGATGCTTATGGGAGAGGTCATGGTCAGACGGTGTTTGCTCAAGTAGGAGAAAACGTTGTACCATATGGAGATAGCAATGGCATAGCAGCGGGCAGTAGTGCTGGTTGTGGCGGGAGTGGTGCTGTATGGACAGGATCTTATGATCCCTCAGTTGCTCGGAGATGA